In Vulpes lagopus strain Blue_001 chromosome 1, ASM1834538v1, whole genome shotgun sequence, a genomic segment contains:
- the UNC5CL gene encoding UNC5C-like protein isoform X2: protein MTACHPHNHSEQSLAWLAQGAGELAARVTRRMCSHESSIQPAQFLLVVGVPVASALLLLQCLRWHCPRRLLGACWKPDSQEEPVAHSTPLPEDEPSRGCPPATLPEMAAFYQELHTPTQGQTVIRQLMHKLLVFSAREVDHRGGCLMLQDMGISLLIPPGAVAVGRQERVSLILVWDLLDAPSLSRAQGLVSPVVACSPHGASFLKPCTLTFKHCAQEPSHARTYSSNTTLLDAKVWRPLGRPGVHTSRDECRIHLSHFSLYTCVLEAPRGREARKWLQLAVFCSPLAPGQSHLQLRIYFLNNTPCALQWAMANEQPHGGRLRGPCQLFDFTGARGDQCLKLTYISEGWENVDESSCQLVPHLHIWHGKCPFRSFCFRRKAASESVNCSALASEIIVTMHTFQDGLETKYMEILRFQASEEESWAVPPPVSQPPPCNRLPPELFEQLQMLLEPNSITGNDWRRLASHLGLCGMKIRFLSCQRSPAAAILELFEEQNGSLQELHYLMTVMERLDCASAIQNYLSLSGSPAPLRGGAHENPGLELDEKL from the exons ATGACGGCATGCCATCCTCACAATCACTCCGagca ATCCTTGGCCTGGCTGGCACAGGGTGCAGGGGAGTTGGCAGCACGAGTGACGAGGCGGATGTGCTCCCATGAGAGTTCCATCCAACCCGCCCAGTTCCTCCTGGTGGTGGGGGTCCCGGTGGCGAGCGCCCTCCTTCTGCTCCAGTGTCTTCGATGGCACTGTCCTCGCCGGCTGCTGGGGGCCTGCTGGAAGCCAGATAGCCAGGAGGAGCCAGTGGCCCACTCCACACCCCTGCCAGAAGACGAGCCCTCACGAGGGTGCCCGCCGGCCACACTGCCGGAGATGGCCGCCTTCTACCAGGAGCTACACACACCCACTCAAGGCCAGACCGTCATCCGTCAGCTGATGCACAAGCTGTTGGTGTTCTCAGCTCGAGAGGTGGATCACCGTGGCGGCTGCCTGATGCTCCAGGATATGGGCATCTCTCTGCTCATCCCACCAG GTGCTGTGGCTGTGGGCCGCCAGGAGCGGGTATCACTGATCCTGGTGTGGGACCTGTTGGACGCCCCATCACTGTCCCGAGCGCAGGGGCTGGTGAGCCCTGTGGTGGCCTGTAGCCCCCATGGGGCCTCCTTCCTGAAGCCCTGCACCCTCACATTCAAGCACTGTGCCCAGGAGCCCAGCCATGCCCGGACCTACAGCAGCAACACCACACTGCTCGATGCCAAGGTCTGGAGGCCCCTGGGGCGGCCTGGGGTGCACACCTCCCGGGATGAGTGTCGCATCCACCTCTCCCACTTCAG cctcTATACCTGTGTCCTGGAGGCACCCAGGGGCCGGGAGGCCCGCAAGTGGCTGCAGCTGGCAGTGTTCTGCTCGCCGCTGGCGCCGGGGCAGTCCCACTTGCAGCTGCGCATCTACTTTCTCAACAACACACCGTGCGCCCTGCAGTGGGCCATGGCCAATGAGCAGCCCCACGGTGGGCGTCTGCGCGGGCCCTGCCAACTCTTTGACTTCACAGGGGCCCGAGGGGACCAGTGCCTGAAGCTCACGTACATCTCTGAGG gtTGGGAGAACGTGGACGAGAGCAGCTGCCAGCTGGTTCCCCATCTCCACATCTGGCACGGAAAGTGCCCCTTCCGTTCCTTCTGCTTCAGGAGAAAAGCAG CCAGTGAAAGTGTTAACTGCTCAGCACTTGCCAGTGAGATCATCGTCACCATGCACACCTTCCAGGAT GGCTTGGAGACCAAGTACATGGAAATCCTCAGATTCCAGGCATCAGAGGAAGAATCCTGGGCGGTGCCTCCCCCTGTCTCTCAACCACCCCCATGCAACAG gctgCCTCCAGAGCTCTTTGAACAGCTGCAGATGTTGTTGGAACCAAACAGCATCACAGGCAATGACTGGCGTCGGCTGGCCTCCCACCTGGGACTCTGCGGCATGAAAATCCG GTTCCTGTCCTGCCAACGCAGCCCCGCCGCAGCCATCCTGGAGCTGTTTGAGGAGCAGAACGGCAGCTTGCAGGAGCTGCACTACCTCATGACGGTCATGGAGCGGCTGGACTGCGCCTCGGCCATCCAGAACTACCTGAGCCTGAGCGGCAGCCCAGCGCCGCTCCGCGGGGGCGCGCACGAGAATCCGGGCCTGGAGCTGGACGAGAAGCTCTGA
- the UNC5CL gene encoding UNC5C-like protein isoform X3, translated as MRTIGSLIAASWKPSPGFCDTEKAYLALSLPSSRSLAWLAQGAGELAARVTRRMCSHESSIQPAQFLLVVGVPVASALLLLQCLRWHCPRRLLGACWKPDSQEEPVAHSTPLPEDEPSRGCPPATLPEMAAFYQELHTPTQGQTVIRQLMHKLLVFSAREVDHRGGCLMLQDMGISLLIPPGAVAVGRQERVSLILVWDLLDAPSLSRAQGLVSPVVACSPHGASFLKPCTLTFKHCAQEPSHARTYSSNTTLLDAKVWRPLGRPGVHTSRDECRIHLSHFSLYTCVLEAPRGREARKWLQLAVFCSPLAPGQSHLQLRIYFLNNTPCALQWAMANEQPHGGRLRGPCQLFDFTGARGDQCLKLTYISEGPEDSHPLETPSRFHSRLIPPHGTLRDTCRREALLKHLWKTPLLRPSALPPPQVGRTWTRAAASWFPISTSGTESAPSVPSASGEKQPVKVLTAQHLPVRSSSPCTPSRMAWRPSTWKSSDSRHQRKNPGRCLPLSLNHPHATGCLQSSLNSCRCCWNQTASQAMTGVGWPPTWDSAA; from the exons ATGAGGACAATTGGCTCCCTCATTGCAGCCAGTTGGAAGCCAAGTCCTGGCTTCTGTGACACTGAAAAGGCTTACCTGGCATTGTCTCTTCCCTCCTCAAGATCCTTGGCCTGGCTGGCACAGGGTGCAGGGGAGTTGGCAGCACGAGTGACGAGGCGGATGTGCTCCCATGAGAGTTCCATCCAACCCGCCCAGTTCCTCCTGGTGGTGGGGGTCCCGGTGGCGAGCGCCCTCCTTCTGCTCCAGTGTCTTCGATGGCACTGTCCTCGCCGGCTGCTGGGGGCCTGCTGGAAGCCAGATAGCCAGGAGGAGCCAGTGGCCCACTCCACACCCCTGCCAGAAGACGAGCCCTCACGAGGGTGCCCGCCGGCCACACTGCCGGAGATGGCCGCCTTCTACCAGGAGCTACACACACCCACTCAAGGCCAGACCGTCATCCGTCAGCTGATGCACAAGCTGTTGGTGTTCTCAGCTCGAGAGGTGGATCACCGTGGCGGCTGCCTGATGCTCCAGGATATGGGCATCTCTCTGCTCATCCCACCAG GTGCTGTGGCTGTGGGCCGCCAGGAGCGGGTATCACTGATCCTGGTGTGGGACCTGTTGGACGCCCCATCACTGTCCCGAGCGCAGGGGCTGGTGAGCCCTGTGGTGGCCTGTAGCCCCCATGGGGCCTCCTTCCTGAAGCCCTGCACCCTCACATTCAAGCACTGTGCCCAGGAGCCCAGCCATGCCCGGACCTACAGCAGCAACACCACACTGCTCGATGCCAAGGTCTGGAGGCCCCTGGGGCGGCCTGGGGTGCACACCTCCCGGGATGAGTGTCGCATCCACCTCTCCCACTTCAG cctcTATACCTGTGTCCTGGAGGCACCCAGGGGCCGGGAGGCCCGCAAGTGGCTGCAGCTGGCAGTGTTCTGCTCGCCGCTGGCGCCGGGGCAGTCCCACTTGCAGCTGCGCATCTACTTTCTCAACAACACACCGTGCGCCCTGCAGTGGGCCATGGCCAATGAGCAGCCCCACGGTGGGCGTCTGCGCGGGCCCTGCCAACTCTTTGACTTCACAGGGGCCCGAGGGGACCAGTGCCTGAAGCTCACGTACATCTCTGAGG GCCCTGAGGACTCTCATCCACTTGAGACACCCTCCCGCTTTCACTCCCGCCTCATCCCTCCCCACGGCACCCTGCGTGACACCTGCCGCAGAGAAGCCCTCCTCAAACACTTGTGGAAGACCCCGCTTCTGAGGCCCTCcgctctgcctcctccccaggtTGGGAGAACGTGGACGAGAGCAGCTGCCAGCTGGTTCCCCATCTCCACATCTGGCACGGAAAGTGCCCCTTCCGTTCCTTCTGCTTCAGGAGAAAAGCAG CCAGTGAAAGTGTTAACTGCTCAGCACTTGCCAGTGAGATCATCGTCACCATGCACACCTTCCAGGAT GGCTTGGAGACCAAGTACATGGAAATCCTCAGATTCCAGGCATCAGAGGAAGAATCCTGGGCGGTGCCTCCCCCTGTCTCTCAACCACCCCCATGCAACAG gctgCCTCCAGAGCTCTTTGAACAGCTGCAGATGTTGTTGGAACCAAACAGCATCACAGGCAATGACTGGCGTCGGCTGGCCTCCCACCTGGGACTCTGCGGCATGA
- the TSPO2 gene encoding translocator protein 2, which yields MQPQGAIFVALPHLGPILVSLLTRHRMIRWYDSPKKPPWCPPHKVLLAGWITIYFVMGYASYLVWKDLGGGFGRPLALPLGLYAVQLAVSWAVLIFFFAAHAHGLALLHMLLLYGLVVSTALIWHPINKLAAVLLLPYLAWLTVTASIAYHLWRDSLCPNHHQPLPMGEKRD from the exons ATGCAGCCTCAAGGCGCCATCTTTGTGGCCCTTCCCCACCTGGGGCCCATCCTGGTCTCGCTGCTCACTCGTCATCGGATGATCCGTTGGTATGACAGTCCAAAGAAGCCGCCCTGGTGCCCACCTCACAAAGTCTTGTTGGCAGGGTGGATAACCATCTACTTTGTCATGGG CTATGCCTCCTACCTGGTATGGAAGGACCTGGGAGGGGGCTTTGGGCggcccctggccctgcctctcGGCCTCTATGCTGTGCAGCTCGCCGTCAGCTGGGCTGTCCTGATCTTCTTCTTTGCAGCCCATGCCCATGGTCTG gccctgctGCACATGCTGCTGCTCTATGGGCTGGTGGTAAGCACAGCCCTGATCTGGCATCCCATCAACAAGCTGGCTGCCGTGCTCCTGTTGCCTTACCTGGCCTGGCTCACCGTGACCGCTTCTATCGCCTACCACCTGTGGAGGGACAGCCTCTGTCCGAACCACCACCAGCCTCTGCCCATGGGGGAGAAAAGGGACTGA
- the UNC5CL gene encoding UNC5C-like protein isoform X4 → MCSHESSIQPAQFLLVVGVPVASALLLLQCLRWHCPRRLLGACWKPDSQEEPVAHSTPLPEDEPSRGCPPATLPEMAAFYQELHTPTQGQTVIRQLMHKLLVFSAREVDHRGGCLMLQDMGISLLIPPGAVAVGRQERVSLILVWDLLDAPSLSRAQGLVSPVVACSPHGASFLKPCTLTFKHCAQEPSHARTYSSNTTLLDAKVWRPLGRPGVHTSRDECRIHLSHFSLYTCVLEAPRGREARKWLQLAVFCSPLAPGQSHLQLRIYFLNNTPCALQWAMANEQPHGGRLRGPCQLFDFTGARGDQCLKLTYISEGWENVDESSCQLVPHLHIWHGKCPFRSFCFRRKAASESVNCSALASEIIVTMHTFQDGLETKYMEILRFQASEEESWAVPPPVSQPPPCNRLPPELFEQLQMLLEPNSITGNDWRRLASHLGLCGMKIRFLSCQRSPAAAILELFEEQNGSLQELHYLMTVMERLDCASAIQNYLSLSGSPAPLRGGAHENPGLELDEKL, encoded by the exons ATGTGCTCCCATGAGAGTTCCATCCAACCCGCCCAGTTCCTCCTGGTGGTGGGGGTCCCGGTGGCGAGCGCCCTCCTTCTGCTCCAGTGTCTTCGATGGCACTGTCCTCGCCGGCTGCTGGGGGCCTGCTGGAAGCCAGATAGCCAGGAGGAGCCAGTGGCCCACTCCACACCCCTGCCAGAAGACGAGCCCTCACGAGGGTGCCCGCCGGCCACACTGCCGGAGATGGCCGCCTTCTACCAGGAGCTACACACACCCACTCAAGGCCAGACCGTCATCCGTCAGCTGATGCACAAGCTGTTGGTGTTCTCAGCTCGAGAGGTGGATCACCGTGGCGGCTGCCTGATGCTCCAGGATATGGGCATCTCTCTGCTCATCCCACCAG GTGCTGTGGCTGTGGGCCGCCAGGAGCGGGTATCACTGATCCTGGTGTGGGACCTGTTGGACGCCCCATCACTGTCCCGAGCGCAGGGGCTGGTGAGCCCTGTGGTGGCCTGTAGCCCCCATGGGGCCTCCTTCCTGAAGCCCTGCACCCTCACATTCAAGCACTGTGCCCAGGAGCCCAGCCATGCCCGGACCTACAGCAGCAACACCACACTGCTCGATGCCAAGGTCTGGAGGCCCCTGGGGCGGCCTGGGGTGCACACCTCCCGGGATGAGTGTCGCATCCACCTCTCCCACTTCAG cctcTATACCTGTGTCCTGGAGGCACCCAGGGGCCGGGAGGCCCGCAAGTGGCTGCAGCTGGCAGTGTTCTGCTCGCCGCTGGCGCCGGGGCAGTCCCACTTGCAGCTGCGCATCTACTTTCTCAACAACACACCGTGCGCCCTGCAGTGGGCCATGGCCAATGAGCAGCCCCACGGTGGGCGTCTGCGCGGGCCCTGCCAACTCTTTGACTTCACAGGGGCCCGAGGGGACCAGTGCCTGAAGCTCACGTACATCTCTGAGG gtTGGGAGAACGTGGACGAGAGCAGCTGCCAGCTGGTTCCCCATCTCCACATCTGGCACGGAAAGTGCCCCTTCCGTTCCTTCTGCTTCAGGAGAAAAGCAG CCAGTGAAAGTGTTAACTGCTCAGCACTTGCCAGTGAGATCATCGTCACCATGCACACCTTCCAGGAT GGCTTGGAGACCAAGTACATGGAAATCCTCAGATTCCAGGCATCAGAGGAAGAATCCTGGGCGGTGCCTCCCCCTGTCTCTCAACCACCCCCATGCAACAG gctgCCTCCAGAGCTCTTTGAACAGCTGCAGATGTTGTTGGAACCAAACAGCATCACAGGCAATGACTGGCGTCGGCTGGCCTCCCACCTGGGACTCTGCGGCATGAAAATCCG GTTCCTGTCCTGCCAACGCAGCCCCGCCGCAGCCATCCTGGAGCTGTTTGAGGAGCAGAACGGCAGCTTGCAGGAGCTGCACTACCTCATGACGGTCATGGAGCGGCTGGACTGCGCCTCGGCCATCCAGAACTACCTGAGCCTGAGCGGCAGCCCAGCGCCGCTCCGCGGGGGCGCGCACGAGAATCCGGGCCTGGAGCTGGACGAGAAGCTCTGA
- the UNC5CL gene encoding UNC5C-like protein isoform X1: protein MRTIGSLIAASWKPSPGFCDTEKAYLALSLPSSRSLAWLAQGAGELAARVTRRMCSHESSIQPAQFLLVVGVPVASALLLLQCLRWHCPRRLLGACWKPDSQEEPVAHSTPLPEDEPSRGCPPATLPEMAAFYQELHTPTQGQTVIRQLMHKLLVFSAREVDHRGGCLMLQDMGISLLIPPGAVAVGRQERVSLILVWDLLDAPSLSRAQGLVSPVVACSPHGASFLKPCTLTFKHCAQEPSHARTYSSNTTLLDAKVWRPLGRPGVHTSRDECRIHLSHFSLYTCVLEAPRGREARKWLQLAVFCSPLAPGQSHLQLRIYFLNNTPCALQWAMANEQPHGGRLRGPCQLFDFTGARGDQCLKLTYISEGWENVDESSCQLVPHLHIWHGKCPFRSFCFRRKAASESVNCSALASEIIVTMHTFQDGLETKYMEILRFQASEEESWAVPPPVSQPPPCNRLPPELFEQLQMLLEPNSITGNDWRRLASHLGLCGMKIRFLSCQRSPAAAILELFEEQNGSLQELHYLMTVMERLDCASAIQNYLSLSGSPAPLRGGAHENPGLELDEKL, encoded by the exons ATGAGGACAATTGGCTCCCTCATTGCAGCCAGTTGGAAGCCAAGTCCTGGCTTCTGTGACACTGAAAAGGCTTACCTGGCATTGTCTCTTCCCTCCTCAAGATCCTTGGCCTGGCTGGCACAGGGTGCAGGGGAGTTGGCAGCACGAGTGACGAGGCGGATGTGCTCCCATGAGAGTTCCATCCAACCCGCCCAGTTCCTCCTGGTGGTGGGGGTCCCGGTGGCGAGCGCCCTCCTTCTGCTCCAGTGTCTTCGATGGCACTGTCCTCGCCGGCTGCTGGGGGCCTGCTGGAAGCCAGATAGCCAGGAGGAGCCAGTGGCCCACTCCACACCCCTGCCAGAAGACGAGCCCTCACGAGGGTGCCCGCCGGCCACACTGCCGGAGATGGCCGCCTTCTACCAGGAGCTACACACACCCACTCAAGGCCAGACCGTCATCCGTCAGCTGATGCACAAGCTGTTGGTGTTCTCAGCTCGAGAGGTGGATCACCGTGGCGGCTGCCTGATGCTCCAGGATATGGGCATCTCTCTGCTCATCCCACCAG GTGCTGTGGCTGTGGGCCGCCAGGAGCGGGTATCACTGATCCTGGTGTGGGACCTGTTGGACGCCCCATCACTGTCCCGAGCGCAGGGGCTGGTGAGCCCTGTGGTGGCCTGTAGCCCCCATGGGGCCTCCTTCCTGAAGCCCTGCACCCTCACATTCAAGCACTGTGCCCAGGAGCCCAGCCATGCCCGGACCTACAGCAGCAACACCACACTGCTCGATGCCAAGGTCTGGAGGCCCCTGGGGCGGCCTGGGGTGCACACCTCCCGGGATGAGTGTCGCATCCACCTCTCCCACTTCAG cctcTATACCTGTGTCCTGGAGGCACCCAGGGGCCGGGAGGCCCGCAAGTGGCTGCAGCTGGCAGTGTTCTGCTCGCCGCTGGCGCCGGGGCAGTCCCACTTGCAGCTGCGCATCTACTTTCTCAACAACACACCGTGCGCCCTGCAGTGGGCCATGGCCAATGAGCAGCCCCACGGTGGGCGTCTGCGCGGGCCCTGCCAACTCTTTGACTTCACAGGGGCCCGAGGGGACCAGTGCCTGAAGCTCACGTACATCTCTGAGG gtTGGGAGAACGTGGACGAGAGCAGCTGCCAGCTGGTTCCCCATCTCCACATCTGGCACGGAAAGTGCCCCTTCCGTTCCTTCTGCTTCAGGAGAAAAGCAG CCAGTGAAAGTGTTAACTGCTCAGCACTTGCCAGTGAGATCATCGTCACCATGCACACCTTCCAGGAT GGCTTGGAGACCAAGTACATGGAAATCCTCAGATTCCAGGCATCAGAGGAAGAATCCTGGGCGGTGCCTCCCCCTGTCTCTCAACCACCCCCATGCAACAG gctgCCTCCAGAGCTCTTTGAACAGCTGCAGATGTTGTTGGAACCAAACAGCATCACAGGCAATGACTGGCGTCGGCTGGCCTCCCACCTGGGACTCTGCGGCATGAAAATCCG GTTCCTGTCCTGCCAACGCAGCCCCGCCGCAGCCATCCTGGAGCTGTTTGAGGAGCAGAACGGCAGCTTGCAGGAGCTGCACTACCTCATGACGGTCATGGAGCGGCTGGACTGCGCCTCGGCCATCCAGAACTACCTGAGCCTGAGCGGCAGCCCAGCGCCGCTCCGCGGGGGCGCGCACGAGAATCCGGGCCTGGAGCTGGACGAGAAGCTCTGA